ATTCTCGGAACGCACGCTAGAGCGATATTTGGCAGGCTACCGAAAGGAAGGGGTAGATGGGCTGCTTCCCCAACTTCGGGCAGACGACCGCCGACCGCGGGTGTTGCCCCCTCATGTGATTGAACGAGCTGTGGCCTTGCGTAAGGAACAACCCTTGCGCACAGTGGAGCAACTCATTGTGATGCTGGAGACTGAAGGACTCGTTCCAGAAGGATTTATTCGGCGCAGCACACTGTCCGCGCATTTGCGCAGAGCCAAGGTGGAGCGTACAAAGGCAGTGCGCAAGCAACGTACCTGGCAGCGGTATACCGCCAATGAAGTTCACGAAATTTGGCAATGTGACGTCTGTGATTCCTTGCGCGTCCCAGACCCCAACTCTGGGGGCCAGATGCGGGTAGCCAGATTGGTTGCTGTACTTGACGATAAGAGTCGTTATATCTGCTACGCCGCGTTTTATTTTCGAGAGAATCTGCCGGTGCTTGAGGATGCGTTGAAAAAAGCGATTACTACGCATGGAACGCCGAAAATCTTCTACTGCGACAATGCAAAGATTTACCAGTCAAAACAGTTGAGCGAGGTGGCTGCCAGACTCGGGTTTGAGATTCGTCACTCCCGGCCATTTCTCCCCCAAGGGCGCGGGAAATTGGAACGATACTTCGGCTACGTAGAGCGCTCTTTCCGCCCGGAAGCCGAGTTGTGTGTGAAGAACAGTACCATCCAGAATCTCGACGACCTCAATCGCTACTTCCGTGCCTGGCTGGAGAAAATGTATCACCAGAGAACCCACAGCACGTTGAAAAAACGGCCTGCAGCCGTACTGACCACGCACGGTCCGTTGCGGTTGGTGGACCCGCATGTGCTCGAAGACGCATTTCAATGGACCTACAAGGCAAAGGTGGACAAGACAGCCTGCATTTCAGTGCAGGGAAACACGTACGAGGTTGAGTCCATCCTCGTTGGGCGAACCGTGACGTTGCGCTACAACCCCTTCGACCTCACTCGTATTCAGGTATGGCTGGAGGGCAAGCACTACGCGAATGCCGTCCCGCTGAAGATGCGCCGACACACAGACAAACGTGTAACGCAAGCCGATTCCCCACCTTCAGAGCTACCAACCGAACCAGGGATTTCCTTTCTCGAAACGATTACCGCAGCCCACGAAAAGCAGAGGCAACAGTCGCTTGGGCGAACCTCGTTTGCTCGTGCCCTGAAAGATGGTGAATCTCATGATGACTGAGTTCTTTGGCTTCGCTCAGGAGCCTTTTGACCGTGACATCCCGGTCGAACGCTTGGTGGCGTTTCACGGTCACAGCGAGCTCTCTGCAAGGCTCATCTACGCGACGGAACACCGCCACATGGCACTTGTAACCGGGGACACCGGGACCGGGAAGACAACGGCCGTACGCGCTGTGATGAAGCGAATGGATGAGAGCCAATACAAGTTCATGTATATCGCCAACGCCGGACTTACGC
Above is a genomic segment from Alicyclobacillus cycloheptanicus containing:
- a CDS encoding DDE-type integrase/transposase/recombinase; the encoded protein is MQDDSRRQIALFRYGLIAPILRQTESGAQKAMLEELASQEHEMPNGEKRRFSERTLERYLAGYRKEGVDGLLPQLRADDRRPRVLPPHVIERAVALRKEQPLRTVEQLIVMLETEGLVPEGFIRRSTLSAHLRRAKVERTKAVRKQRTWQRYTANEVHEIWQCDVCDSLRVPDPNSGGQMRVARLVAVLDDKSRYICYAAFYFRENLPVLEDALKKAITTHGTPKIFYCDNAKIYQSKQLSEVAARLGFEIRHSRPFLPQGRGKLERYFGYVERSFRPEAELCVKNSTIQNLDDLNRYFRAWLEKMYHQRTHSTLKKRPAAVLTTHGPLRLVDPHVLEDAFQWTYKAKVDKTACISVQGNTYEVESILVGRTVTLRYNPFDLTRIQVWLEGKHYANAVPLKMRRHTDKRVTQADSPPSELPTEPGISFLETITAAHEKQRQQSLGRTSFARALKDGESHDD